The Funiculus sociatus GB2-C1 DNA window TGGAGTGGGCAATATGCCTGCCCCAGTATATTTTAGGAGACTGTTGCCAGCTGTTTCGGCTTTGGCTCAATTGGTGCAGCCAAGGCTGATTCTAAGTCTGCACATCCAAGCCTTTGTTCTAAAATCTTCATGACTTCGCGTCCGAAGTCGTTGGGATTTTGTTGCCATGCTTGGAGGCAAACTTCACCGAAGAATGAGCCAAGGGGTTCTGGATTCCAGAGAAGTTTTTTGGCTGTCCACGGCATTATGCTCATGGGGTTATATCCTGGCTTGAGGATATCATTTTTGAAGGCGTATTCTTCTAAATGGGTGTGCGGTTGCAATCCTATAAAGAAGATGGCTGGTTCGACTTTATCTTCACCAAAGATTTTCTCTAGTTCCCGGTGATAGGCAACGGTTTGGCGAATAGTTTCATGAGTTTCGTCAATTACGTTAAATGAGTAATTAACAGATACCAAATCGTTGAATCCAGCTGCTTTTAAGTCGCGGCAGTTTTCTAATACTGTGCGGAGGTTATAGCCCATTCGCATTTTCCGCACGAGTTCCTGAGAACCACTGGTGATGCCGATTTCAAAGTAGTTCATCCCTGTTTTTACCATCAGATCGCATAATTCTGGTGTCAGGTTGTCTGCCCGAATGTAAGCTGCCCAATGTATATCTTTCATCCCGGCATCGATGATTTTTTGCAACAACTCAACGGCATCGTCGATGAATTTCCGGGCTGGGATAAATTGAGCATCGGTAAACCAGAAGTTGCGGATACCTCGGTTATAAAGTTGTTGCATTTCGGCTACAACTTCATTCGCTGGGTTGATGCGTACTTGCTTGCCTTCAATGACGGTGTAAATGCAGTAGCAGCAGTTGTGCGGACAGCCGCGTTTTGTCTGTACGCCAACATAGAAATCTTCGTCTTGCAGGTAATATTGA harbors:
- a CDS encoding photosystem II high light acclimation radical SAM protein translates to MENRILYVRLPCNPIFPIGVVYLADHVHKLFPNVQQRIFDLGTVPPLDFASALDTCVDEFKPTLLVYSWRDIQIYAPVGGRGGNPLQNAFEFYYAPNPLVRLRGALGGLRVTTAYYTELWRNQGLIKRGLKRAQKYNPNAQTVVGGGAVSVFYEQLSKSLPTGTIVSVGEGEALLEKMLRGQEFRDERCYVVGETKPRDRMIHESPTPIEKTACNYDYIETIWPEFQYYLQDEDFYVGVQTKRGCPHNCCYCIYTVIEGKQVRINPANEVVAEMQQLYNRGIRNFWFTDAQFIPARKFIDDAVELLQKIIDAGMKDIHWAAYIRADNLTPELCDLMVKTGMNYFEIGITSGSQELVRKMRMGYNLRTVLENCRDLKAAGFNDLVSVNYSFNVIDETHETIRQTVAYHRELEKIFGEDKVEPAIFFIGLQPHTHLEEYAFKNDILKPGYNPMSIMPWTAKKLLWNPEPLGSFFGEVCLQAWQQNPNDFGREVMKILEQRLGCADLESALAAPIEPKPKQLATVS